Genomic DNA from Planktothrix sp. FACHB-1365:
GAATTCCAGCATCATGCCAGAGTCGAGCTTCTTTAACATTTGCTCCGGTAAAATCTACCCCGGCTAAATTGGTTAAAGCTAATCCCGCTCGATATAAATCGGCATTTTTTAAACAAGCTCCCCTTAAATCAGCATCGCTTAAATTGCAGTTACTTAAATTGGCTTCTTCTAAATTCGCATGGGTTAAATTTGCCCAGCTTAAATTGGCTAATGCTAAACTCACCCGATGCAAATCTGCTCCTGTTAAATTCGCATCACTTAATAATGCTCCACTTAAATCAGCCCCCCCTAAATTGGCATTGCTTAAATCGGCAAATGTTAAATCAATATCGGTTAAATCTGCTCCTCGTAAATAAGCCTTTGCCAGCTTTGCACCACTTAAATTTAATCCTCTGAAATTAACGCCTAATAGTCTCCCTTCCGCAAAATCTTTGAAGGGATTTAAACCGGCTAATTCCGCTAACTCTAAAAAATTATCGGTTGGCGCGGATATAACCAATTGAACAGTTGTTTGCAAAACCGAAAAATGACAACCATGAGTCGCTGCTTTTTGGGTTAATAATTGCAAATCTTCATGGCTATTATAGTGGAGTGCCATTTCGTGAATATCGGCGGGTAGGGGTTGTTCCTGTAACCACAGGACAAGTTTGCGTTCTAATACCGCCAAGCGATTTGGGCTAAGATTATGGGGCCAAAGTCCTTCTACACCAGTCATAGGAATTTTGATTGTTAGGTTTATTGATATAAGTCAATGGTTATAATTGAAAATCACAGGGTAAACCCGGATATTCATGGATTTCCACCAACCTAATCTTCATTTTCCTCAAAAATTGCCCCTCGTTTGACTAACTCGGATTTAATTCGGCTGGAAATTCCCAAAGCATGGGTAAAATTAACGTTTTCTACGTTTGCGTCTTTCATCTCGGCGCGGCTAAAATTGGCCCCGGTTAAGTTGGCCCCGGTTAAGTTGACCCCGGTTAACTCCGCATATTGAAAATTGGCGTCGGTGAGATTGGCATAACTTAAATTAGCATGGGGTAAATAGGCACTCATGAAGTCGGCTTTGGTTAAATTAGCATAACTTAAATTCGTCCTTGGCATTTTGGTGCGTAAATCAGCTTCAATTAAATTAGAATTACTTAAATCGGTATCCCGTAAATTAGAATTGGTCAAAATAGCATGGTTTAAATTAGCGGCTTTTAAATTAGCTCCACTCAAATCTGCTAACGTTAAATTGGCATAACTCAGGTTGGTTTGTTCTAGGTTTGCTTCTCGTAAATCCGCATAATTAAAATCAAGATCACTTAAATCCATTCCCGCAAAATCAATTAAGGGGTCTAATCCAATGATTTCGGCTTGCTGTAAAATATTCCCAGGATTTTCAGTTAAAAACGGTCGTAAAATAGCTTGATGTTGTTGACAATAAACTTGAACTTTCTCCCATTGTTCTAACTGTTCATAGATTAATTTTAAATGATTAAAAGCACTGCCTTGACTGGGATAATTTTGATGAGCTTGGGCGAGGGTTAATTGATGTTGATAAGCATCAATAGCCTGTTCCCATTGTTCTTGAGCTAGATAAATTTTTCCTAA
This window encodes:
- a CDS encoding pentapeptide repeat-containing protein, which produces MTGVEGLWPHNLSPNRLAVLERKLVLWLQEQPLPADIHEMALHYNSHEDLQLLTQKAATHGCHFSVLQTTVQLVISAPTDNFLELAELAGLNPFKDFAEGRLLGVNFRGLNLSGAKLAKAYLRGADLTDIDLTFADLSNANLGGADLSGALLSDANLTGADLHRVSLALANLSWANLTHANLEEANLSNCNLSDADLRGACLKNADLYRAGLALTNLAGVDFTGANVKEARLWHDAGIPQVVKEDLIKRGAIFDEKIENIKRD
- a CDS encoding pentapeptide repeat-containing protein, translating into MPMLEQANELFKQGISYYQTGQYQAALSCWQQALQSYRNLQERKREGAAWGNLGVVHEALLSPELAINCYQQHLAISREIDDPKGELNALVNLTNIYYNLKDYTNALNYQNQRLELARQLLDPHTEEQTFSVLGKIYLAQEQWEQAIDAYQHQLTLAQAHQNYPSQGSAFNHLKLIYEQLEQWEKVQVYCQQHQAILRPFLTENPGNILQQAEIIGLDPLIDFAGMDLSDLDFNYADLREANLEQTNLSYANLTLADLSGANLKAANLNHAILTNSNLRDTDLSNSNLIEADLRTKMPRTNLSYANLTKADFMSAYLPHANLSYANLTDANFQYAELTGVNLTGANLTGANFSRAEMKDANVENVNFTHALGISSRIKSELVKRGAIFEENED